A region of the Candidatus Paceibacterota bacterium genome:
AACCGTGCAGCAGTCCTGACACGAGTGGTTTGCCGGCTGGGGTCGGCTCGCCTACATTAGGATCCGTGAAACCCAGCCGCCCATCGCCGCCGGCCCGCGGCGCCGGCCGCAACCCGCCCAATCGCTTCGAGCGGCTCACGCTGGAGCGCGACGCGGACTGGGACCCCGAGCAGGACCCGCTGCCGCGCACGCAGTTCCTCCGCGATCGCAGCCGCAGCATTATTTCCCACAACGACAGCCCGGACATCGGTTTCGAGGCCAGCCTCAATCCCTATCGCGGCTGCGAGCACGGCTGCATTTACTGCTTCGCGCGGCCCACGCACGAATACCTTGGCTTCTCCGCCGGCCTGGACTTCGAGACGAAGATCATGGTCAAGGATGACGCGCCCCGGCTCCTGCGCAATGAGTTGTCAGCCCCCGGCTGGGTTCCCAAGGTCATCTCCCTGAGCGGGGTGACAGACCCCTACCAGCCCGTCGAGCGCCGGCTCAAGCTGACCCGCCGCTGCCTGGAGGTGCTGGCCCAATTCCGCAACCCGGTGACGGTCGTGACCAAGAACAGCCTGGTGGCGCGCGACCTGGACCTCCTGGCCGAACTGGCGGGCTGCCAGGCTGTCGTCGTGTATATTTCGCTCACCACGCTCGACACCGAACTGCGTAAAATACTGGAGCCGCGCACCTCGCCGCCCGCCGCGCGGCTGGCGACTATCGGCGCGCTGGCCAAAGCCGGCGTCCCGGTTGGCGTGCTGGTGGCGCCCGTCATTCCCGGGCTGACCGACCATGAGATTCCGGCGGTCATCGCGGCTGCGGCGAAGGCGGGTGCGAAGTTCGCGGCCCATTCCGCCCTGCGCCTGCCGCTGGCCGTGGCGCCCCTCTTCGAAGAATGGCTGGCCCGGCATCTGCCGGAGAAGAAGGACAAGATTCTGCACCGTGTCCGCGCGATGCGCCGGGGCAAACTCAACAACCCGGAGTTCGGCTTGCGGATGCGCGGCGAAGGCATCTTCGCCGATCAGATCTCGGATCTGTTCCACGTGGCATGCCGCAAAGTCGGCTGGACCGGCGAAGGGCCGGAACTGTCCACCGCCGGCTTCCGCCGCCCCGGCGCGGCGCAGTTGCCCCTGGCCCTGCCGGGGAGCGATACGCCGCTGCCGGGAGTGCGCGCAACAGGAAGTTGCGGCACAGCTCGCACCGGCGCTAACCAATCGTAAGGGCGCCCGCTCAAAAACAGGTTGCCCGGCTGCCGCAGCTCTTCCACCATGCCGCCCGCAATGGCTGAGCCGGCAACGACCACCCCTCCCCCGCCGCACGCGGCTCCCTCTGCTTCCATGCGGCCTACGCACACGCGTTACTGGGTGATCGTGTTTGCGGTGGCGCTGGCGATCATTCAATACATTGACCGGGTCTGCATCTCGCAGGCGGCGCCATTCATCTCGGCGGACCTGGCCCTGGACAAGCGGCAGATGGGGTGGGTGTTTTCCGCCTTCACGCTGGCGTATGCGCTCTTCGAGATACCGGCGGGCTACCTGGGAGACCGGATCGGCCCGCGCAAGGTGCTGCTGCGCATCGTGATGTGGTGGTCGTTCTTCACCGTCGCCACCGGCTGGGTGTGGAATTGGGTGTCGCTGCTGGTGACCCGGTTCCTGTTCGGCGCGGGCGAAGCGGGCGCCTTTCCGAACCTGACCAAGGCCTTCCACCGGTGGCTGCCGCTGCACGAGCGCACGCGGGCGCAAGGCATCATGTGGATGAGCGCGCGGCTGGGCGGAGCGTTCACGCCGGCACTGGTGTTCCTGTGCCTGCAATATGTGACGTGGCGCCAGGCGTTCCTGCTCTTCGGCGTGCTCGGCATTGCCTGGGCAATCATCTTCTTCTGGTGGTATCGGGATGACCCCCGCGCCATCAAACAGGTCAACGCTGCTGAGGCCGCGTTGCTGCCGGCTGAGACGAGTGAAGGCCGCCATTTCAAAGCGCCTTGGAAGCTGCTGTTCACCTCGCGCACCGCCTGGTGCCTCTACGGGCAGTACTTTGCCTGCAGCTATTGCTTCTACTTCTTCATTACGTGGTTCCCGACCTATCTGCTGGAAGCCCGGCACTTCGAGCTCGGCAAGGGCTCGCTGCTGGCCGGCTTGCCTTTGCTGTTGGGCGCGTGCGGCTCCTTCTTCGCCGGGTGGATCTCGTCCCGTCTGGGCCGGCGCCCGGGAGGGGCGGCGAGCTCGCGGCGGGCCCTGGGGGCGATCGGCAGCATCGGGGCCGCCTGCCTGCTGGTGTTGCCCACCTGGCTGGTGAATCCTTACCTCGCCGTAGCCGCGATCGCGCTGGTGGGTTTCTGCAACGACATCCAGTTGCCCGGCGCCTGGGCGTCCTGCATGGACGTGGGCGGCAAAGCGGTCGCCACCCTCTCCGGCACGATGAACATGATGGGCAACATTGGCGGTTTCGTCTCCCCGATCGCCTGCGGTTACATCGTCAAGCAGACGGGCAACTGGAACCTGGCCTTCTACTTCACCGCCGGCGCCTACTTGCTGGGCGCGCTTTGCTGGCTGGCCATGGACCCCGTCACGCCGCTCGAGCAACAGGCCCGGCGAAAAGCCTGAACGTGGGCGAAGCATCGCCTCGCCGCCTCCGCCCCTCGGCTGTCCGAATCCATCACTCCGCTCGCCGGTTGCTTATCTTCGCATTTGAGTCCGCGGGCCAAAGAGTGTACAACCTTGCCGCCGTTCAGATGAAATCTCCGCAATCAAAGCCGTTGACTTCGCCAACCTCCTTGGGCGCCTGCGCCTGTCTTCTTCTCGCCGGACTGCTCGTGGG
Encoded here:
- a CDS encoding PA0069 family radical SAM protein produces the protein MKPSRPSPPARGAGRNPPNRFERLTLERDADWDPEQDPLPRTQFLRDRSRSIISHNDSPDIGFEASLNPYRGCEHGCIYCFARPTHEYLGFSAGLDFETKIMVKDDAPRLLRNELSAPGWVPKVISLSGVTDPYQPVERRLKLTRRCLEVLAQFRNPVTVVTKNSLVARDLDLLAELAGCQAVVVYISLTTLDTELRKILEPRTSPPAARLATIGALAKAGVPVGVLVAPVIPGLTDHEIPAVIAAAAKAGAKFAAHSALRLPLAVAPLFEEWLARHLPEKKDKILHRVRAMRRGKLNNPEFGLRMRGEGIFADQISDLFHVACRKVGWTGEGPELSTAGFRRPGAAQLPLALPGSDTPLPGVRATGSCGTARTGANQS
- a CDS encoding MFS transporter; the protein is MRPTHTRYWVIVFAVALAIIQYIDRVCISQAAPFISADLALDKRQMGWVFSAFTLAYALFEIPAGYLGDRIGPRKVLLRIVMWWSFFTVATGWVWNWVSLLVTRFLFGAGEAGAFPNLTKAFHRWLPLHERTRAQGIMWMSARLGGAFTPALVFLCLQYVTWRQAFLLFGVLGIAWAIIFFWWYRDDPRAIKQVNAAEAALLPAETSEGRHFKAPWKLLFTSRTAWCLYGQYFACSYCFYFFITWFPTYLLEARHFELGKGSLLAGLPLLLGACGSFFAGWISSRLGRRPGGAASSRRALGAIGSIGAACLLVLPTWLVNPYLAVAAIALVGFCNDIQLPGAWASCMDVGGKAVATLSGTMNMMGNIGGFVSPIACGYIVKQTGNWNLAFYFTAGAYLLGALCWLAMDPVTPLEQQARRKA